A region of Periplaneta americana isolate PAMFEO1 chromosome 16, P.americana_PAMFEO1_priV1, whole genome shotgun sequence DNA encodes the following proteins:
- the LOC138691119 gene encoding mucin-3B-like, whose translation MKNNCHMYWVLLSLSRYLLLVICCLVKPSFETHHNLYNIESLLSSLPAINKYGGASKITRRSPLNLGYVVGIGSVHHETTINHIADKVPQLLSKAQGPSISPSLAHALVSHSTKPVVTHSSRFLAHDLSVTHPTSHHSIMKVVSVGKSSSSRDQNHGPVGGLEHVTHALVPTITHVTTTTVSEHGVTNSPTVTVLDHSLVPVAALSHKASHGLSKQSTLTLTPECLTKTTITVNHDLPSHDHILTTVTEHTKDPLLNDSPVTHTVVHKVSTLTHDPDPLLTHDVSVTHITDGVVLAPLVTHKSPRPTVHHNALRSHFGGFGVGVDFGGHGSGHGFYV comes from the coding sequence atgtacTGGGTTCTTCTCAGCCTCTCTCGGTATTTATTGTTAGTCATCTGCTGCCTCGTCAAACCCTCCTTCGAGACGCATCATAATCTATACAACATAGAGTCTCTTCTGTCCTCCCTGCCAGCAATTAACAAATACGGAGGGGCAAGCAAGATCACCAGAAGATCCCCGCTCAATCTAGGGTACGTGGTGGGTATAGGTAGTGTGCACCATGAAACCACTATTAACCACATCGCCGACAAGGTGCCGCAACTCCTTTCGAAGGCCCAGGGGCCGAGCATCAGTCCCAGCCTGGCTCACGCGCTGGTGTCGCACTCCACGAAGCCAGTGGTAACTCACTCTTCCAGGTTCCTGGCGCACGACCTCAGCGTCACGCATCCCACATCTCACCACAGCATCATGAAGGTCGTGTCTGTAGGCAAGAGTTCGTCGAGCAGGGACCAGAATCACGGCCCCGTCGGAGGACTGGAACATGTCACGCATGCGCTGGTGCCTACGATCACACACGTGACCACAACAACTGTATCCGAGCATGGAGTTACCAACTCGCCGACGGTGACCGTTCTCGACCATTCCCTGGTACCCGTCGCTGCACTCAGCCACAAGGCCAGTCATGGGCTCTCAAAACAGTCCACGTTAACGCTGACGCCCGAATGCCTCACCAAAACCACGATCACAGTTAATCATGACTTACCAAGTCACGATCATATACTGACCACAGTTACAGAACACACCAAAGACCCCTTGCTCAACGATTCTCCTGTAACTCACACAGTGGTACACAAAGTTTCCACTCTTACACATGACCCCGACCCTTTGCTAACCCATGACGTCAGTGTAACTCATATTACAGACGGCGTGGTGTTGGCGCCCTTGGTCACTCATAAATCTCCTAGGCCTACAGTTCATCACAACGCTTTGAGATCGCATTTTGGAGGTTTTGGAGTTGGTGTTGATTTTGGCGGCCATGGCAGTGGCCATGGGTTCTATGTCTAG